Part of the Arthrobacter sp. MMS18-M83 genome is shown below.
AAACACGACGAAGCGGCCGGGACATTGTCCCGGCCGCTTCGTCGTCGCTCGTGAATTCGGATCAGACGCCGGCGATATGCCGGACCGCGTCGAGGTAGGGCATGTTGATGGCGGCGTCGGCAACCGCCCGGACGGCGGGCTTGGCGTTGAACGCGACACCGATGCCCGCCGCGCCCAGCATGTCGAGGTCGTTCGCGCCGTCGCCCACGGCGATGGTGTGCTCCAGGTCGATCCCTTCGGCGGCCGCCCACTCGCGAAGGTACTTCTCTTTGGCTGCGCGGTCGATCACGTCGCCGAGGACCTTGCCCGTCAGGAAGCCGTCAACGATCTCGAGTTCATTTGCGATCCAGTAGTCCAGCCCGAGTTCCTCCGCGATAGGTTGCAGGATCTGGTTAAAGCCGCCGGACACCACCGCCACCACATGGCCCGCGGCTTTGAACGCAGCGACGAGTTCCGCTGCACCCTCGCTCAAGCGCACCTCGGCACGGACGGCGTCGACGACGGCGGCCGGCAGGCCTGCCAGCACTGCCACCCGGGCATGCAGACTCTGTGCGAAGTCCAATTCGCCACGCATCGCGGCCTCAGTGACGGCGGCTACTTCCTCGCGCTTGCCGGCGTGTGCAGCAAGCAGTTCGATGACTTCCTGCTGGATCAGGGTGGAATCGACGTCCATGATCAGCATTTTGCGGGAGGCATCACGCAGGGCGTCGGCCACGATTGCGGTGTCCATGCCGGGAGCCGCGGCATCTGCCACCTGGCGCCGGATGCCGGACAAGTCAGCGGCAGTAGCCCCATCAACGGCCAGGCCAATGGTGTACACCCCAAAGCGCTCGTCACCCGAACGCGACTCAGACGTGAAGGAAGCCCCCGAGCCGGACAGCACCTTGCGCAGGTGTTCAAGCTCCGAAGGGGACAAATTCACGCCATAGCTGACCGCGGTCAAGTTCGAACTCATGGCTGCAATCTTATCCAGCGTGGAAGCACCGCCCGAATTCCTGTTTCATCCGATGCGACGCGCAAACGGTGTGACCGTAGTTTCGGTTATCTATCACCCCCATTTTTGTCCTAGTGTCTACTCCTATGAGTGATGTTCTGGAATTGGCTTCCGTCAGCGTTGTCCGAGGTACCAAGACCCTGCTGGACAAAGTTGACTGGCAGGTCAATGAAGGCGAACGCTGGGTCATCCTCGGTCCCAACGGCGCAGGCAAGACCACCCTGCTCCAGATCGCCGCCGCCCGGATGCATCCCACCAGTGGAAAAGCCGGGATCCTTGACGAGACGCTCGGCCGGGTTGACGTCTTCGACCTC
Proteins encoded:
- the serB gene encoding phosphoserine phosphatase SerB; translated protein: MSSNLTAVSYGVNLSPSELEHLRKVLSGSGASFTSESRSGDERFGVYTIGLAVDGATAADLSGIRRQVADAAAPGMDTAIVADALRDASRKMLIMDVDSTLIQQEVIELLAAHAGKREEVAAVTEAAMRGELDFAQSLHARVAVLAGLPAAVVDAVRAEVRLSEGAAELVAAFKAAGHVVAVVSGGFNQILQPIAEELGLDYWIANELEIVDGFLTGKVLGDVIDRAAKEKYLREWAAAEGIDLEHTIAVGDGANDLDMLGAAGIGVAFNAKPAVRAVADAAINMPYLDAVRHIAGV